In Zingiber officinale cultivar Zhangliang chromosome 3B, Zo_v1.1, whole genome shotgun sequence, a single window of DNA contains:
- the LOC122056515 gene encoding probable aquaporin NIP5-1, which yields MGEPATPNLSAPATPGTPGAPLFNSLRVDSQSYDRKSMPRCNSCLPASSGTCFTEFPKPDISLTRKLGAEFVGTFILIFGATAAPIVNQKYNGAETLIGNAASAGLAVMIVILSTGHISGAHLNPSLTIAFALLRHFPWAHVPAYIVAQVSASICASFALKGIFHPFLSGGVTVPSVTTAQAFFIEFVITFNLLFVVTAVATDTRAVGELAGIAVGATVMLNILVAGPSSGGSMNPVRTLGPAVAAGNYKQIWIYLLAPTAGAIAGATVYTLVKLKGEDEAIPARRSFRR from the exons ATGGGGGAGCCAGCGACACCAAACCTGTCGGCGCCGGCGACACCCGGGACGCCCGGCGCGCCGCTGTTCAACTCGCTCCGAGTCGACTCGCAGTCCTACGATCGAAAGTCGATGCCGAGGTGCAACAGTTGCCTGCCGGCATCGTCGGGCACGTGCTTCACCGAGTTCCCAAAGCCCGACATCTCGCTCACCCGCAAG CTTGGAGCCGAATTCGTTGGGACATTCATCCTCATCTTCGGCGCCACCGCCGCGCCGATCGTGAACCAGAAATACAATGGCGCCGAGACGCTGATCGGCAACGCGGCTAGCGCCGGATTGGCAGTGATGATCGTCATCCTGTCGACAGGCCACATCTCCGGCGCCCACCTCAACCCCTCCCTCACCATCGCCTTCGCCCTGCTCCGCCACTTCCCCTGGGCCCACGTCCCCGCCTACATCGTCGCCCAGGTCTCCGCCTCCATCTGCGCCTCCTTCGCCCTCAAAGGCATCTTCCATCCCTTCCTCTCCGGCGGCGTCACCGTCCCCTCCGTCACCACTGCCCAAGCCTTCTTCATCGAGTTCGTCATCACCTTCAACCTCCTCTTCGTCGTCACCGCCGTCGCCACCGACACGCGCGCG GTCGGCGAGTTGGCCGGAATTGCCGTCGGAGCCACCGTCATGCTCAACATCCTCGTAGCAGG GCCGTCGAGCGGGGGATCCATGAATCCTGTTCGAACCCTGGGACCGGCAGTGGCGGCGGGCAATTACAAGCAGATATGGATATACCTGCTGGCGCCGACTGCCGGCGCGATCGCCGGAGCTACGGTGTACACGTTAGTGAAGCTGAAGGGAGAAGACGAGGCGATCCCGGCGCGGCGGAGCTTCCGTCGCTAG